A window of Bacillus rossius redtenbacheri isolate Brsri chromosome 4 unlocalized genomic scaffold, Brsri_v3 Brsri_v3_scf4_1, whole genome shotgun sequence contains these coding sequences:
- the LOC134541513 gene encoding uncharacterized protein LOC134541513, whose amino-acid sequence MFQFELRCDSFRLYNSSSLVFSASPCVELLPSVIRLENACLPSGVPCGSATFPVPVSCTAFQPSSLCVRAVHTESFLCSSDFIMKRTASGVPVAAGQPSTSGALQPSTSGAVQPSTSGPAQACAPTPPGNGCAYCGKVFTATRNARRHEKVCAENPGRTVNNQCHTCGMSFSRMDNLARHMRTCGGTVEHSSGTRCQFCGQAFTFAHDARRHEKSQCQFNAERITFTCTTCQGAFTRKDTLFVHIKTCKGLAPKRRCVDATSGLQQPGPSTRPQYVASVPDQAQRYLEAQAPDQAQVDLEAGGTGFVEAETAFRRNLKTFVAENNGATKDICTYMAQMKNNLINQITNEVRENGPVKFNIWLECDYAKPAPFDEGVDNRAFKTKNIPIYEVSEIEEAIDDSILKICKEEEDYVSKGSGWTLSVVKRIQLRFNKLVPLRVSSYIDLPAAIKNRKAVINPMNLEDNECFKWAILARYVEGDNPR is encoded by the exons ATGTTCCAGTTTGAGCTTCGTTGCGACTCCTTCCGCCTCTACAACTCCAGCAGtttg gtattcagtgcttctccttgcgtcgagctacttcccagtgtgatccgcttggagaacgcctgtctgccctctggagttccgtgcggttctgccacgtttccg GTTCCTGTGTCCTGTACGgcgttccagccctcctcgttgtgcgtgcgtgcagtacacacagagtcgttcctgtgttcttctg acttcatcatgaagaggaccgcgtctggtgttcccgtggcagccggccagccttcgacatcgggagccctccagccctcgacatcgggagccgtccagccctcgacatcggggccAGCACAGGCATGTGCACCAACACcaccagggaatgggtgtgccTACTGTGGCAAAGTTTTTACTGCTACTCGTAATGCCAGACGGCACGAGAAAGTGTGTGCAGAAAATCCTGGCCGCACTGTTAACAACCAGTGCCATACTTGCGGCATGTCGTTTTCACGAATGGATAATTTGGCCCGCCATATGCGAACTTGTGGGGGCACCGTCGAGCACAGCTCAGGCACGAGATGCCAGTTTTGCGGGCAGGCATTTACATTTGCACATGATGCCAGACGCCACGAAAAGAGCCAGTGCCAATTCAATGCCGAGCGCATAACATTTACATGCACTACATGTCAGGGAGCATTCACACGTAAAGACACGCTGTTTGTGCACATCAAGACGTGCAAGGGCCTGGCTCCCAAGAGACGGTGCGTAGACGCGACCTctggcctgcaacagcccggccccagcactcgtccgcaatacgtggcgagtgtgcccgaccaggcacagcgatacttggaggcgcaagcgcctgaccaggctcaggttgaCTTGGAGGCAGGCGGTACCGGGTTCGTTGAGGCGGAGACTGCGTTCCGTCGCAACCTGAAGACGTTTGTCGCAGAAAACAATGGTGCGACAAAAGATATTTGTACTTACATGGCCCAAATGAAGAATAACCTAATAAATCAGATAACCAATGAAGTACGTGAAAATGGTCCAGTAAAATTCAATATCtggctcgagtgcgactatgcaAAGCCTgctcccttcgatgaaggtgtCGACAATAGAGCATTCAAGACAAAAAATATTCCCATATATGAGGTAAGCGAAATCGAGGAAGCAATTGATGACAGTATCCTGAAAATATGCAAGGAGGAGGAGGACTACGTCAGCAAGGGATCCGGGTGGACCTTGTCTGTCGTGAAGCGAATCCAGCTCCGCTTCAACAAGCTTGTCCCTCTTCGAGTCTCCTCATACATTGACCTGCCTGCCGCcatcaagaacaggaaagcagtaataaatcccatgaacctggaagataacgagtgtttcaagtgggccatactggcgcgatACGTGGAGGGGGATAATCCGCGGTGA